A genome region from Erigeron canadensis isolate Cc75 chromosome 3, C_canadensis_v1, whole genome shotgun sequence includes the following:
- the LOC122593171 gene encoding U-box domain-containing protein 8 encodes MATNNTNNNHTYPDDFKCPISLEIMSEPVILSSGHTFDRRSIQRWLDAGHRTCPITKLPLSDSPILIPNHALRSLISNYTTLNLSKPSSNQQHPETLISILTSKSSTPEVKLVAIENLCQISKRDFEVRKRLTESGAAAAVLGCVKIKDFVKLQEKALKLLLNLSLDDDNKVGLVAEGAICNIVGVLCGGGESADGRATAATVLTSLAVVEVNKATIGAYPNAIWGLLRLINEGCVRERKEGATALYALCSYPDNRRRAVECGAVEILMNSLSLGLERAVEVLGLLAKCKRGREEMVNRFNGCCDDIKTLIHVLNNGSSRGIQYALLTLNSLCLSSEVICVEALREGVFELCLRFLEDDNEKVRRNASSLIKVFGGAGCV; translated from the coding sequence atggcaacaaataacacaaacaacaatcacACTTATCCAGATGATTTCAAATGCCCAATTTCACTTGAGATAATGTCTGAGCCAGTTATACTTTCATCCGGTCATACCTTTGACCGCCGGTCAATACAACGGTGGCTTGACGCCGGCCACCGTACATGCCCAATCACTAAATTACCGTTATCAGATTCACCTATTTTAATCCCTAATCATGCATTAAGAAGCTTAATTTCAAATTACACAACTCTTAATTTATCAAAACCCAGTTCGAATCAACAACACCCAGAAACCCTAATATCAATTTTGACTTCGAAATCGTCAACCCCAGAAGTCAAACTTGTGGCAATTGAGAATCTTTGTCAGATTTCAAAACGTGATTTTGAGGTCAGAAAACGGCTGACGGAGTCAGGGGCGGCGGCGGCGGTTCTGGGTTGTGTAAAGATTAAAGATTTTGTTAAGTTACAAGAAAAAGCTTTGAAATTGTTGTTGAATTTGAGTTTAGACGATGATAATAAAGTGGGGTTAGTGGCCGAGGGTGCAATTTGTAATATCGTAGGTGTTTTGTGTGGCGGCGGCGAGTCTGCCGACGGGAGAGCGACGGCGGCGACGGTGTTGACCAGTTTAGCGGTGGTGGAAGTTAATAAAGCGACAATCGGGGCGTACCCTAATGCGATATGGGGGTTGTTGAGGCTTATCAATGAAGGTTGTGTGCGTGAGAGGAAAGAAGGTGCCACGGCGCTTTACGCGCTTTGTTCGTATCCGGATAACCGGAGAAGAGCGGTGGAATGTGGGGCGGTTGAGATTTTAATGAATTCGTTGAGTTTAGGGCTCGAAAGGGCGGTTGAGGTGTTGGGATTATTGGCAAAATGTAAAAGAGGGAGAGAAGAAATGGTGAATAGGTTTAATGGTTGTTGTGATGATATAAAGACATTGATACATGTATTGAATAATGGGAGTTCAAGAGGTATTCAATATGCACTTTTGACATTAAATTCACTTTGTTTGAGTAGTGAAGTGATTTGTGTTGAGGCTTTAAGAGAAGGTGTGTTTGAATTGTGTTTGAGGTTTTTGGAAGATGATAATGAGAAAGTTAGAAGGAATGCGTCGAGTTTGATCAAGGTTTTCGGTGGTGCAGGCTGCGTTTAG
- the LOC122593894 gene encoding protein HOTHEAD-like, with translation MHEATKAPQVSYFDYIIVGGGTAGCPLAATLSQNSSVLLLERGGSPFNNPNITNITAFGAALMDTSSTSPSQLFFSEDGVRNARGRVLGGGSSINAGFYSRASSAFIKDAGWDEKLVNESYRWVERAIVFKPVVRQWQSAMKAGLLEAGVTPYNGFTYDHLYGTKTGGTIFDKNGHRHSAAYLLRYASSSRLMLYLHATVHKILFMIKGNSRPMAHGVVFRDSLGKKHIAYLKHGSKNEILVSAGSLGSPQLLMLSGLGPKDQLQSHGIHVVLAQPGIGDGMADNPKAAIFVPSPTPVEFSIVEVVGITHSGNYIEGRSGSNLVSGQYKNVSLKMGGYIFEKILGPLSTGHLELKSLDPNDNPSVTFNYFKRPVDLQRCVNGLTTIIKTIKTKAFSKFRYPFLNTKDLLNITASLPQNLPVNSNTTSSLEQFCKDTVSTMWHYHGGCRVDEVVDHDYKVVGVEHLRVVDGSTFRTSPGTNPQATVMMLGRYMGVKILQERLLCNK, from the exons ATGCACGAAGCGACCAAGGCACCACAAGTTTCATATTTTGACTATATTATTGTCGGTGGTGGTACTGCTGGCTGCCCGCTAGCTGCCACTCTCTCACAGAACTCCTCTGTTCTCCTCCTTGAGCGTGGAGGAAGTCCTTTCAACAACCCCAATATCACCAACATCACTGCCTTTGGAGCCGCCCTAATGGACACCTCATCTACTTCACCTTCCCAACTATTTTTCTCTGAAGATGGTGTTAGAAACGCTCGTGGACGTGTGCTAGGTGGCGGGAGCTCCATTAATGCTGGTTTTTACTCACGGGCCTCAAGTGCGTTTATAAAAGATGCAGGATGGGATGAAAAGTTGGTGAATGAGTCATATAGGTGGGTTGAAAGGGCAATTGTATTCAAGCCTGTGGTGCGACAATGGCAATCTGCTATGAAGGCTGGGTTGCTGGAAGCTGGGGTTACCCCGTATAATGGCTTTACTTATGATCATTTATATGGGACAAAAACTGGTGGCACAATTTTTGACAAAAATGGGCATAGGCATTCTGCTGCTTATTTGCTTCGGTATGCAAGTAGTAGCCGCCTCATGTTGTATCTTCATGCGACGGTTcacaaaattttatttatgatcaaaG GAAATTCAAGACCAATGGCTCATGGGGTGGTTTTTAGAGACTCTTTAGGAAAGAAGCACATAGCATACTTGAAACACGGGTCAAAGAATGAAATACTAGTTTCTGCTGGATCATTAGGGAGCCCACAACTTTTGATGCTAAGTGGGCTTGGCCCGAAGGACCAACTTCAGTCCCATGGGATCCATGTTGTTTTAGCCCAGCCCGGTATTGGTGATGGGATGGCAGATAACCCAAAGGCTGCAATATTTGTCCCGTCACCGACTCCGGTCGAATTTAGTATCGTTGAGGTTGTTGGTATTACTCACTCAGGGAACTATATTGAGGGTCGTAGTGGCTCCAACCTCGTTAGCGGACAATACAAGAAtgtttcattaaag ATGGGTGGATACATCTTTGAGAAGATATTAGGGCCGCTATCAACAGGCCACTTAGAGCTGAAGAGTCTTGACCCAAATGATAACCCATCAGTTACATTTAATTACTTCAAAAGGCCCGTTGATTTACAAAGATGTGTCAATGGGCTAACAACCATCataaaaacaatcaaaacaaaAGCATTTTCAAAATTCAGATACCCGTTTCTCAACACAAAAGACCTTCTCAACATTACTGCTAGCTTACCACAGAACTTGCCGGTTAATAGCAACACCACCTCTTCGTTGGAACAGTTTTGTAAGGACACGGTCAGTACAATGTGGCATTATCATGGGGGTTGTCGTGTTGATGAAGTCGTTGATCATGATTATAAAGTTGTTGGTGTTGAGCATCTTAGAGTTGTAGACGGGTCAACTTTTCGTACGTCCCCAGGGACTAATCCTCAAGCTACGGTTATGATGCTCGGAAG GTATATGGGAGTGAAGATACTACAAGAGAGACTATTATGCAACAAATAA